A region of the Fusobacterium simiae genome:
TTTTCCAATTCCTTTACTTTGAGTACCATATTTAACATATAGAAAATCAAGATGATTGTGTTGGCTTAATTCATCAATAACTACAATAGCTCCACCTACAATATCATTATCGATAATAGCTTTATATGCAATAGCTCCCTTTGTTTCAAGAGATTTATTTATATCTTTTTCTGGAAGTATTTCTACTTCTAAATTACCAAATTCACTTTTAGAACCTTCTTGAAATGCTTCTTGCATATCTCTTTTGAAAATTTTCATTTCATCTGAATTAGGAAGTAAAACTTCTAATCTTATCATCAATATCACCTATTTAGCCTTTCCATCCATAGCTTGATAAATTTTGTTCTCTGCTTCTATTATATCAAATTTTGCTTTTAATACATTTAATTCAGTATCTTTTTCATTTACAAGAGCTTCTAACCAACTTTTGAATTCTACATTACCATTATCATATCTATTTTTATAATGCTTTGTTATCTCTTTTTGAGCTTTTAAATTTTTTTCTTGTAAAGTAAAGCTAGAACTAGCTTGTTGATAAGATTTATAGTAAGTATCTATTTCATTTAAAGAAGTAATTATTG
Encoded here:
- a CDS encoding GNAT family N-acetyltransferase — translated: MIRLEVLLPNSDEMKIFKRDMQEAFQEGSKSEFGNLEVEILPEKDINKSLETKGAIAYKAIIDNDIVGGAIVVIDELSQHNHLDFLYVKYGTQSKGIGKAIWNEIEKKHPNTKVWETFTPYFEKRNIHFYINQCGFSAVEFFNPYHKDTSIPDDMVGGDYFFRFEKVIKK
- a CDS encoding TolC family protein, with protein sequence SGNKIDNALNVPVGLASINISLPFLNWNTLKWNIKIDEASYESTKVDFEKSIITSLNEIDTYYKSYQQASSSFTLQEKNLKAQKEITKHYKNRYDNGNVEFKSWLEALVNEKDTELNVLKAKFDIIEAENKIYQAMDGKAK